Part of the Sphingobacterium sp. LZ7M1 genome, AACCTTAGTTGTATAATCAATACTACCTACGAAGTTCAATTCTTGTTGATTGTTCAAGTATTGGTAGTACTCGTCTTGGCTAAGTGTGTTGGAAGCAATTCTAGAGTTTTGCTCACCGTTAAAGAAGTTACCACGAGCGATTGCAGAAGCTTTCCAGTTTTCATTGAATTTATAAACTGCACTTACGTTTCCGTACAGTCTTTTTCTGATATCATTCGAAATGTTTTTGTACACATGTGTATACGGGTTGTCCCAGTACTTAGGGTCTGTATTGGTTGGAGAAATCATGTTCCAACTTCTGTACGTACCATCAGGTCTTTGGTAATCTTTAAGATCATCCATGTTCAAGTTTCTTGCAAACCATTGGTTGAATGAACTTTGCGGACCTGAGCTATATCCGTCGATAGGAGTGTTGAAACGGTTTTCAAAAATAAAGTTGAGGTTCGTGCTAACCGTTAATTTATCGCTTAAATTCAAAGCTGCATTAGCACCTAACCAGTGTTTACCTTGTTTAGAATTAGGCATAACCCCAGTTCTGCTCAAATTGGTATAAGAAAGTCTTGAATTTAGATCATCCGTTCTTTTCGAAACCGCAACGTTTGTACTCGCCGTAACACCAGTTTCAAAGAAGCTCTTTACGTTGTCTGGCTGAGGTGAGAAAGCGGCTAATTGACCGAATTTAGGATGGGTGGATCCCAAGCGTACCAAGGTGCGATCATTGATCCGTCCAACTTATGACCCCAACTTTCATCCGCTGAGAAGTTGTAATATTGAGCACCGTCTAAGGCTTTCAAATAATCAGCATGAATAGCAGGATTGTATTTAAACGTAGAGAATTCTTGGTTGTAACCACCACCATATTCGTTTTGATATGCTGGTAAGCCATAAACATTTTCAAATGAAGTGGCTTGGTTTACTTCAATACCGATTCCAGGAGTTGCTTTACCCGATTTGGTTTTGATCACGACCGCACCTTCTGCACCACGTTGACCGTATAGCGCAGTTGCTGCAGGGCCTTTCAAAACGGATAGGCTTTCGATATCGTCGTTGTTAACATATTCAGGACCTGTGATCACACCATCCACAACGTAGATTGGGTTACCACCTGTCAAGTTATTAATACCACGGATACGGATAGCTGCAGTACCGAATTTAGCACCAGAACCAGTTCTGATTTGGATACCGGAAACTTTACCCGCTAGAGCAGTGTTTAAATCTGCTTGTCTAGCCTGTGTAAGGTCCTCTCCTTTTACTTGTTGAACCGAGTAACCGATTGATTTTCTAGTTCTTTCAATACCTAGAGCAGTTACTACGACTTCTTCCAGGTCATTTTCTCCACCAACTAAACGCACATTAATAGTTGTTTGGGAGCCAACGGTAATGGTTTGGGATTCATAACCGATGTAGGAAAAGGTTAATTTGCCATTCGCTGGTACGGAAATTGAATAATTTCCAAATTCATCAGTTTGTGTAGCGGAATTAAGATCTACAACTCTAACTGAAGCGCCTGCAATAGGGCTGCCGTCAGATGCCGCTGTCACTTTACCACTCACTTGCCGATCTTGTGCATGCACGACGCCAATTAGCATAGTACACAGCAACAGAACACTGAGTAATCTTTGTTTCATGTTTCTTGTTTTTAGTTAATAAAAATTGGGTTCTAATTTTTCTTGGCAAAAAGTTAGTATTGTTAAACTAGCGCCAAATCTATTTATATGCTGTTGGGGATGCAAAAAAAGGGCATTTATTTTTTGAAATTTTCGAAATTAAACTTAAAACACTATTAAAATTATATTTTACATCGTTTATGGTTAATTGAAAAGGAGTGATTTCGAACATATTTTATGATTATGGATAAATTTTTTACTATTTGTCATTAAATAAAATATATCTGTGTAATAAAAATTAATTTCATACTATGAAATAGATTAATTTATTTTTACAATAAGAAATTGTTAACCAAAACTTATTCCCTTTTCATAAATGTATTTTTAAACCTATTTTATCCAATAATCATGTACATTTGCGTATGCGTTTTGACATCATCACCGTATTACCCCAATTATTGGACAGCCCCTTTGCTCATTCTATTCTTCAGCGTGCGCAAAAAAAAGGGTTGTGTTCCATCCATGTTCACAATTTGAGAGATTATTCCGTGAACAAACAGAAATCAGTGGACGATTATCCTTATGGTGGTGGATCCGGAATGGTCATGCAAATTGCGCCCTTTGCAGCGTGTATAGAGAAACTAAAATCTGAGCGCGAATATGACGAGATCATCTATATGACTCCAGATGGGGAGACCTTAAACCAAGGGATCGCCAATGGGCTTAGCTCAGCCAAGAATATCATGATATTATGTGGGCACTATAAAGGGATTGACCAACGGATCAGGGACATTTACGTGACCCGCGAAATATCCATCGGTGACTATGTACTGTCAGGTGGGGAATTACCGGCAGCCATATTGGTAGATTCTATCGTCAGGATCATTCCAGGTGTGCTATCCGACGAAACCTCTGCCCTCTCCGACTCCTTCCAAGATGGCCTATTGGATGCGCCAATCTATACCCGACCGGTAGACTGGAATGGCCATAAAGTACCTGATATTCTATTGAGTGGACATGAAGCCAAAATCACAGAATGGCGTCATGAGCAACAACTTATACGAACGAAACAAAGAAGACCGGATTTGCTAAATGACTAAAAATCCTGCCTAATCTTTGCTTTTTTCACAAATAAAGTTTGAATATTCAATTTTTCTATTAATTTTGTGATGCAATGATGACTGTAATTCAATATACTAACCGTTGGTGGCTTCTGACTATATAAGTCGGGAAGGTGGTATATTTTAGATAAAAATTTTCATAATCAACCAAAACCACTGAATGGTAGCCCGACGTATTTCGTCGGGCTTTTTTTATTTTTGAAAACTATTAAACACTTATATGAACTTTAAATTCAAAACTAACCATAAGAAGATCTTAGCGGACACGACTACACCGGTAAGCATCTACCTTAGACTGCGCGACACTTTCCCCAACAGCCTGCTCTTGGAAAGTTCGGAGTACCATAGCCGGGACAACAACATCAGCTATATCTGTTGCCAACCGATCGCCAGCATCATCTTGGAAAATGACGAACTGAGCATCAGCCTACCGAACCAGAAGAAAACCGTAAAGAACGCGAAGGATCTTAACCTGAGGGAAGAGGTTTCAAAATTCAGGAAATCTTTTGAAGCAGATCCAGTTCCTGATGTAAATGTGATTTCCAATGGCCTTTTCGGATATTTCAGCTTTGAGGCCGTGGAATTCTATGAGGACATTGAACTAACGGCCAAAGAAAACAACAGACGGAAAATTCCGACGCTGCAATACCATATCTACAAATACGTCATCGCAATTGACCATTTCAGGAACCAATTGCATGTGTTTGAAAACCTATTGGAAAACGAACCTTCTGATTTAGACAGGCTTCAATTCCTGATCCAGAACAAGAACTTCCCTGAATATACCTTCCAAGTAAAAGGTGAGGAATCTTCAAACATGAAGGACGAAGACTTCAAGGCCTTGGTCAATAAAATGAAGGAACATATACAGAGAGGTGATGTTTTTCAGATCGTTCCTTCAAGGGCGTTTGAAACTCCTTTTTCGGGAGATGAATTCAATGTCTATAGAGCACTGCGTTCGATCAACCCTTCTCCTTATCTATTCTATTTTGATTATGGAGATTTTAAGCTCTTCGGTTCATCCCCAGAGGCCCAGCTAACGATCAAGAATGATCAGGCAACCATCTACCCTATTGCCGGAACATTTAAGCGTACGGGGAATATGGACCTCGATGAAAAGATTGCGGAAGAATTGAAAAATGACCCGAAAGAAAGTGCTGAGCATGTCATGCTGGTTGACCTAGCCCGAAACGACTTAAGCAGGCACTGCCATCATGTGCAGGTTAAATCGTACAAGGAGGCGCAATACTATTCGCATGTTATCCATTTGGTGTCCAAAGTCAGCGGAACGTTGAACCCAAACACCAATCCTTTTGATGTGGTTGGTGACACCTTCCCGGCAGGAACCCTATCTGGCGCCCCTAAACATATGGCCATTACCCTGATCGACCGTTATGAAGGCCTTCAAAGGTCTTTTTATTCAGGTGCTATTGGTTTTATGGGCTTTAATGGGGATTTTAACCATGCCATCATGATCCGTTCCTTCCTGAGCAAGCAGAATGTACTGCATTATCAAGCTGGAGCTGGAATTGTATTGGATTCAGATCCCGAAAAAGAATTACAAGAAGTAAATAATAAGATATCAGCTCTTCGCAGGGCTTTAGAATTAGCGGAAACCTTATAAAATGAGCAAGCCAATATTAGTAATCGACAACTACGACTCCTTCACCTATAACCTGGTGCACCTCCTTCAAGAATTGAACGAGCGCTATGAAGTCGTTAGAAATGACAAGTTTGAACTCGAGGATATCGAGAAATACGACAAGATCTTGTTATCGCCAGGTCCAGGCATTCCTGAGGAAGCCGGTCTGTTATTGGATGTCATCCGTAAATATGCGCCAACCAAAAGTATCCTTGGAATATGCCTAGGACAACAGGCTATTGCGGAGGTATTTGGTGGCAAGCTCTACAATATGCCTAAACCCCTGCATGGGGTGGCTACCAGTATACAGGTGACAGACCCTTCTGAACCTCTTTTCGAGAATTTCCCGGAAGATTCTAAAATCGGCCGTTACCATTCTTGGGCAGTGGATCCTGACAGTTTAAACGAGGACCTAAAGGTTACTGCGGTAGACCCGAACGGTGTAATTATGGCCCTGAGCCATACGAAATATGATGTAAAAGGCATGCAGTTCCACCCTGAGTCCATCTTGACCGATAATGGAAAAACATTGATCGCCAATTGGATCAAGGGCAAGAATTAATTCCCATAAAAGAAGAATAACATGACCATATTAGATAAAATAGTAGCCAGAAAGAAAGAGGAAGTAGCAGCGGCCAAAGCATTGCTGAGCATTTCAGATTTACAGGCCATGCCGCTCTTTTCTCGGGAATGCCATAACCTGAGGGAAAGCATCTTGGACCCAAACAGAACGGGGATCATTGCTGAATACAAAAGGGCATCACCTTCAAAAGGCTTGATCAATGGCACCTCCACAGTACAGGAAGTAGTATCTGGCTATCAAAAAGCGGGAGCTTCGGCCATCTCTGTCCTGACGGACAAGGATTTTTTCCAGGGTTCATTGGAAGACCTGACCGCAGCACGTGAGGTGTTAGAAATTCCGTTATTGCGTAAGGAATTTATCGTGGATGA contains:
- a CDS encoding carboxypeptidase-like regulatory domain-containing protein, giving the protein MKQRLLSVLLLCTMLIGVVHAQDRQVSGKVTAASDGSPIAGASVRVVDLNSATQTDEFGNYSISVPANGKLTFSYIGYESQTITVGSQTTINVRLVGGENDLEEVVVTALGIERTRKSIGYSVQQVKGEDLTQARQADLNTALAGKVSGIQIRTGSGAKFGTAAIRIRGINNLTGGNPIYVVDGVITGPEYVNNDDIESLSVLKGPAATALYGQRGAEGAVVIKTKSGKATPGIGIEVNQATSFENVYGLPAYQNEYGGGYNQEFSTFKYNPAIHADYLKALDGAQYYNFSADESWGHKLDGSMIAPWYAWDPPILNSVN
- the trmD gene encoding tRNA (guanosine(37)-N1)-methyltransferase TrmD, which encodes MRFDIITVLPQLLDSPFAHSILQRAQKKGLCSIHVHNLRDYSVNKQKSVDDYPYGGGSGMVMQIAPFAACIEKLKSEREYDEIIYMTPDGETLNQGIANGLSSAKNIMILCGHYKGIDQRIRDIYVTREISIGDYVLSGGELPAAILVDSIVRIIPGVLSDETSALSDSFQDGLLDAPIYTRPVDWNGHKVPDILLSGHEAKITEWRHEQQLIRTKQRRPDLLND
- a CDS encoding anthranilate synthase component I family protein, translated to MNFKFKTNHKKILADTTTPVSIYLRLRDTFPNSLLLESSEYHSRDNNISYICCQPIASIILENDELSISLPNQKKTVKNAKDLNLREEVSKFRKSFEADPVPDVNVISNGLFGYFSFEAVEFYEDIELTAKENNRRKIPTLQYHIYKYVIAIDHFRNQLHVFENLLENEPSDLDRLQFLIQNKNFPEYTFQVKGEESSNMKDEDFKALVNKMKEHIQRGDVFQIVPSRAFETPFSGDEFNVYRALRSINPSPYLFYFDYGDFKLFGSSPEAQLTIKNDQATIYPIAGTFKRTGNMDLDEKIAEELKNDPKESAEHVMLVDLARNDLSRHCHHVQVKSYKEAQYYSHVIHLVSKVSGTLNPNTNPFDVVGDTFPAGTLSGAPKHMAITLIDRYEGLQRSFYSGAIGFMGFNGDFNHAIMIRSFLSKQNVLHYQAGAGIVLDSDPEKELQEVNNKISALRRALELAETL
- a CDS encoding aminodeoxychorismate/anthranilate synthase component II, translated to MSKPILVIDNYDSFTYNLVHLLQELNERYEVVRNDKFELEDIEKYDKILLSPGPGIPEEAGLLLDVIRKYAPTKSILGICLGQQAIAEVFGGKLYNMPKPLHGVATSIQVTDPSEPLFENFPEDSKIGRYHSWAVDPDSLNEDLKVTAVDPNGVIMALSHTKYDVKGMQFHPESILTDNGKTLIANWIKGKN